In the Sus scrofa isolate TJ Tabasco breed Duroc chromosome 6, Sscrofa11.1, whole genome shotgun sequence genome, one interval contains:
- the PPCS gene encoding phosphopantothenate--cysteine ligase isoform X3: MKMVPKMLSPLVKDWAPQAFIISFKLETDPAIVIDRARNALEIYRHQVVVANILDSRRSFVVIITKDSETELLLSEEEVEKGIEIEEKLVDDLQSRHTAFIRDKN, translated from the coding sequence ATGAAGATGGTGCCAAAAATGCTTTCTCCTTTGGTTAAAGACTGGGCTCCCCAAGcatttataatttcctttaaattgGAGACTGACCCCGCCATCGTAATTGATCGCGCACGGAATGCTTTGGAAATTTATCGACATCAAGTGGTGGTGGCTAATATCCTTGATTCACGCCGGTCGTTTGTGGTTATTATAACCAAAGACTCAGAAACCGAGTTACTGTTGTCagaagaagaagtagaaaagGGCATAGAGATAGAAGAGAAGCTAGTGGACGACCTTCAGTCGCGACATACAGCTTTTATACGTGACAAAAACTGA
- the PPCS gene encoding phosphopantothenate--cysteine ligase isoform X1 → MAAVDLVAEFPQPAGATRWAEVMARFAAGLGSQGRRVVLVTSGGTKVPLEARPVRFLDNFSSGRRGATSAEAFLAAGYGVLFLYRARSAFPFAHRFPPQTWLSALRPSGRAPPGLLSLEAEEKSLPGFAAALRSYQEAEAAGTFLAVEFTTLADYLHLLQAAAQALNPLGSSAMFYLAAAVSDFYVPASEMPKHKIQSSGGPLQITMKMVPKMLSPLVKDWAPQAFIISFKLETDPAIVIDRARNALEIYRHQVVVANILDSRRSFVVIITKDSETELLLSEEEVEKGIEIEEKLVDDLQSRHTAFIRDKN, encoded by the exons ATGGCGGCCGTGGACCTGGTGGCCGAGTTCCCCCAGCCCGCCGGTGCTACGCGCTGGGCGGAGGTTATGGCTCGCTTCGCCGCCGGGCTGGGCTCGCAGGGGCGGCGGGTGGTGTTGGTCACGTCCGGTGGCACCAAGGTCCCCCTGGAAGCCCGGCCTGTGCGCTTCCTGGACAACTTCAGCAGCGGGCGGCGCGGGGCCACCTCCGCAGAGGCCTTTCTGGCCGCGGGCTACGGCGTCCTGTTCCTGTACCGCGCTCGCTCTGCCTTCCCCTTTGCCCACCGCTTCCCGCCCCAGACCTGGCTGTCGGCGTTGCGACCCTCTGGCCGAGCCCCTCCCGGCCTGCTGAGTCTGGAGGCGGAGGAGAAGTCGCTTCCGGGCTTCGCTGCGGCTCTGCGGAGCTACCAGGAGGCTGAGGCTGCCGGCACCTTCTTGGCCGTAGAGTTCACCACTTTGGCCGACTATTTGCAtctgctgcaggctgcagcccaGGCGCTCAATCCGCTAG GCTCTTCTGCGATGTTTTACCTGGCTGCGGCCGTGTCCGATTTCTATGTTCCTGCCTCTGAAATGCCTAAACACAAGATCCAGTCGTCTGGGGGCCCGCTGCAG ATAACAATGAAGATGGTGCCAAAAATGCTTTCTCCTTTGGTTAAAGACTGGGCTCCCCAAGcatttataatttcctttaaattgGAGACTGACCCCGCCATCGTAATTGATCGCGCACGGAATGCTTTGGAAATTTATCGACATCAAGTGGTGGTGGCTAATATCCTTGATTCACGCCGGTCGTTTGTGGTTATTATAACCAAAGACTCAGAAACCGAGTTACTGTTGTCagaagaagaagtagaaaagGGCATAGAGATAGAAGAGAAGCTAGTGGACGACCTTCAGTCGCGACATACAGCTTTTATACGTGACAAAAACTGA
- the PPCS gene encoding phosphopantothenate--cysteine ligase isoform X2: MITMKMVPKMLSPLVKDWAPQAFIISFKLETDPAIVIDRARNALEIYRHQVVVANILDSRRSFVVIITKDSETELLLSEEEVEKGIEIEEKLVDDLQSRHTAFIRDKN, from the exons ATG ATAACAATGAAGATGGTGCCAAAAATGCTTTCTCCTTTGGTTAAAGACTGGGCTCCCCAAGcatttataatttcctttaaattgGAGACTGACCCCGCCATCGTAATTGATCGCGCACGGAATGCTTTGGAAATTTATCGACATCAAGTGGTGGTGGCTAATATCCTTGATTCACGCCGGTCGTTTGTGGTTATTATAACCAAAGACTCAGAAACCGAGTTACTGTTGTCagaagaagaagtagaaaagGGCATAGAGATAGAAGAGAAGCTAGTGGACGACCTTCAGTCGCGACATACAGCTTTTATACGTGACAAAAACTGA